A window from Temnothorax longispinosus isolate EJ_2023e chromosome 1, Tlon_JGU_v1, whole genome shotgun sequence encodes these proteins:
- the LOC139814375 gene encoding uncharacterized protein: MEYSNYYRQYIAYVEYYRRTVAAAVAAEVVRTRRIAATAAAIYLMKKKRKYAKKRFWVAPIFENRDVHSFFFASVPKLILEDIRFHNYFRMTATQLEELLGMVGPRLQKQDVIRQSISPAERLALTLRYLASGDSMISMSYQYLVGVTTAGNIIHETCKAIWDVLCPLVLSGRLEEGNWVDIANDFNERWNFVHCIGAIDGKHVTIQCPKNAGSAFYNYKHSHSIVLMAICDANYIIRFVDIGAYGRRSDGGVFKESAMGKAFEEGRMNIPQPAALGEGGPILTYCLVGDEVFPLKPYLLRPYPGRGLTPEQEMYNYRLSRARRIIENVFGILASQ, translated from the exons atggagtACTCCAATTATTATAGACAGTACATCGcgtacgttgaatattatagACGTACAGTGGCAGCTGCAGTTGCAGCAGAGGTTGTAAGGACACGACGCATAGCCGCTACAGCTGCagctatatatttaatgaaaaagaaaagaaaatacgcGAAGAAAAGGTTTTGGGTAGCACCCATTTTTGAAAATCGTGATGTACATAGTTTTTTCTTTGCATCGGTCCCGAAGTTAATATTGGAGGACATACGTTTCCACAATTATTTTCGGATGACCGCAACTCAGTTGGAAGAATTGTTGGGCATGGTTGGACCAAGATTGCAAAAGCAGGACGTCATTCGACAAAGTATCTCACCAGCTGAACGGTTAGCATTAACATTGAG atatcttGCTTCCGGGGACTCCATGATATCGATGTCCTACCAATATCTCGTGGGAGTGACAACAGCGGGTAATATCATCCATGAAACCTGCAAAGCAATATGGGATGTTTTATGCCCTTTAGTTCTTTCGGGTCGACTGGAAGAAGGAAACTGGGTGGATATCGCCAATGATTTTAACGAAAGATGGAATTTCGTTCATTGCATTGGAGCCATTGATGGCAAGCACGTCACCATTCAA TGTCCCAAAAATGCTGGATCAgcgttttataattataaacacaGTCACAGCATAGTTCTCATGGCTATCTGCgatgcaaattatataatacgttTTGTGGATATCGGGGCATACGGACGACGAAGTGATGGTGGCGTCTTCAAAGAAAGTGCTATGGGGAAAGCGTTCGAAGAAGGTAGAATGAATATTCCACAACCAGCAGCGCTTGGAGAAGGAGGACCAATTTTGACATACTGTCTTGTGGGAGATGAAGTCTTTCCTTTGAAGCCATACTTGCTTCGTCCGTATCCAGGTAGAGGACTGACACCAGAGCAAGAAATGTACAATTACCGTCTGAGTCGTGCGAGACGAATAATAGAAAACGTATTTGGTATACTCGCCAGTCAATAG
- the LOC139825183 gene encoding kalirin-like produces MFSLNFYKTVDSVRSVLDSLELQYNVDDDWCADGEKAAGIPANITRHQEQKEAFLKACTLVRRTGETFLKYINRSLQFYSYHANSAGSANKVKNILEELVGKENKVLEYWTQRKKRLDQCHQYVLFERSTKQALEWIKETGELYLATHTNVGKNRIENEQLLQEHIEFKGAAKETRERVKLLIQLADNLVERGHAHAAAIKQAVAEVDQRYKDFSARMDCYKTQIEGDLGIQPDEGLHRDLSIDRNSDPLLEEKIKGKDLKELNEEKRRSARRKEFIMAELLQTERTYVKDLETCIRCFLDETRCGKGNVPPGLHSRESIIFSNIEEIHQFHSNVFLRELEKYETMPEDVGHCFVVWALKFDMYVTYCKNKPESNQLLITHSGTWFEELQRKHRVEHPIAAYLIKPVQKITKYQLLLKDLQACCQEGQGEIKEGLEVMLNVPKKANDALHLSLLESCDVSIDALGDVVLQDSFTVWDPKQLIRKGRDRHIFLFELYLLFTKEVKDSAGKVKYVYKNRLLTSELGVTEHIEGDECKFAVWTGRAPTSDTRVKLNFNEITRSLLRSNTIGFGSLIFELMVGNTLSFDVPGSTAVDGCKVRFLSSMDRRWTTMEPNDVTLDRPWTTMDRQRWKWIAAGPRFVDIEGSG; encoded by the exons ATGTTTAG TTTAAACTTTTACAAAACGGTGGACTCGGTACGTTCGGTTCTCGACAGTTTAGAATTGCAATACAATGTGGACGACGATTGGTGTGCCGACGGAGAAAAGGCTGCCGGCATACCGGCGAATATTACCAGACATCAGGAGCAAAAAGAGGCCTTTCTGAAGGCGTGCACGCTGGTACGACGAACCGGTGAAACGTTCTTAAAGTACATCAATCGtagtttgcaattttatagCTATCACGCCAATAGCGCCGGTTCCGCGAATAaagtcaaaaatattttggagGAGTTAGTCGGTAAGGAGAACAAAGTGCTCGAATACTGGACGCAGCGAAAGAAACGTTTAGATCAATGCCATCAGTATGTTCTGTTCGAACGTAGTACGAAACAGGCTCTCGAATGGATAAAGGAAACCGGTGAATTATATTTAGCAACCCATACCAACGTCGGGAAGAATCGCATCGAGAACGAACAACTGTTGCAAGAGCACATCGAGTTCAAAGGTGCAGCGAAGGagacgagagaaagagtgaaatTGTTGATTCAACTCGCTGACAATTTAGTCGAGAGGGGTCATGCTCATGCCGCGGCGATCAAGCAGGCCGTTGCCGAGGTCGATCAGCGATACAAGGACTTCAGCGCGCGAATGGACTGCTACAAAACGCAAATCGAAGGCGATCTGGGTATCCAGCCCGACGAGGGTCTGCACAGAGATCTGTCTATTGACCGGAATTCGGATCCGTTGCTGGAAGAGAAGATCAAGGGTAAAGATCTGAAGGAACTGAACGAGGAGAAGAGAAGATCTGCACGAAGGAAAGAGTTTATTATGGCTGAACTCTTGCAAACCGAACGTACGTACGTAAAAGACTTGGAAACCTGCATCCGTTGCTTCCTGGACGAGACACGATGCGGAAAGGGAAACGTTCCACCGGGTTTACACAGTCGGGAATCGATCATTTTTAGCAACATAGAGGAGATACATCAGTTTCACAGCAATGTATTTCTACGCGAGCTAGAAAAGTACGAAACCATGCCGGAGGATGTGGGACATTGTTTTGTAGTGTGGGCACTTAAATTTGACATGTATGTAACTTACTGTAAGAATAAACCCGAGAGCAATCAACTATTAATAACGCACAGTGGAACGTGGTTTGAGGAATTGCAGAGAAAGCATAGAGTAGAACATCCTATCGCTGCGTATCTAATCAAGCCGGTTCAGAAAATTACTAAGTATCAGCTGCTACTTAAGGACTTGCAGGCTTGTTGCCAAGAGGGACAGGGCGAAATAAAAGAGGGATTAGAAGTGATGTTAAATGTGCCTAAAAAAGCTAACGATGCCTTACACTTAAGTCTACTGGAAAGTTGCGACGTTAGTATAGATGCGCTCGGTGATGTTGTGTTACAAGATTCATTCACAGTATGGGACCCAAAACAGTTGATCAGGAAAGGAAGAGATCgtcacatatttctttttgaatTGTATCTTCTCTTTACAAAGGAAGTGAAGGATTCCGCAGGAAAGGTGAAAtacgtttataaaaatcgCCTGTTGACCTCCGAATTGGGCGTGACTGAGCATATCGAAGGCGACGAATGCAAATTCGCGGTGTGGACAGGACGGGCACCGACTAGCGACACGCGCGTCAAACTCAATTTTAACGAAATTACTCGCAGCCTCTTACGCTC AAACACGATAGGGTTCGGCAGCTTGATATTCGAGCTGATGGTCGGCAACACCCTCTCCTTCGACGTTCCCGGCTCGACTGCAGTGGACGGCTGCAAGGTTAG GTTCCTGTCTTCGATGGATCGCCGCTGGACAACGATGGAACCCAACGATGTGACCTTGGATCGCCCCTGGACAACGATGGATCGTCAACGCTGGAAATGGATCGCCGCTGGACCACGATTCGTCGATATCGAAGGATCAG GGTGA